The following proteins come from a genomic window of Sesamum indicum cultivar Zhongzhi No. 13 linkage group LG10, S_indicum_v1.0, whole genome shotgun sequence:
- the LOC105172759 gene encoding acyl-CoA-binding protein: protein MGLKEEFEEHCAKAKTLPQNTTNENLLILYGLFKQATVGNINTSRPGMFNMKDKAKWDAWKAVEGKSQDEAMGDYITKVKQLLEEAAASS, encoded by the exons ATGGGTTTGAAG GAGGAATTTGAGGAGCATTGTGCAAAAGCCAAGACCTTGCCTCAGAATACCACCAATGAGAACCTGCTAATTCTGTATGGATTATTCAAGCAAGCCACAGTTGGAAACATCAATACAA GCCGTCCTGGTATGTTTAACATGAAAGACAAGGCAAAGTGGGACGCATGGAAGGCTGTTGAAG GAAAATCTCAGGATGAAGCAATGGGTGATTATATAACCAAAGTGAAGCAGTTGCTTGAAGAAGCTGCTGCTTCGAGTTGA